Proteins encoded within one genomic window of Gambusia affinis linkage group LG09, SWU_Gaff_1.0, whole genome shotgun sequence:
- the LOC122837371 gene encoding cytochrome b-c1 complex subunit 8 isoform X1, with translation MVSSLVNMGRHFGDLARVRHVITYSLSPFEQRAFANYFSKGIPNVWRRFTSSFFKVAPPMVLMYLTYSWGNSVHEKSKRKNPADYANDE, from the exons ATG GTCAGCTCTCTGGTGAACATGGGCCGCCACTTTGGAGATTTAGCCAGGGTCAGGCATGTGATCACGTACAGCCTGTCGCCCTTTGAGCAGAGGGCTTTCGCCAACTACTTCTCGAAGGGTATTCCCAACGTGTGGAGAAGATTCACAAGTTCTTTCTTTAAAGTTGCCCCCC CCATGGTCCTCATGTATCTGACCTACAGCTGGGGCAACAGTGTCCatgagaaaagcaaaagaaagaatcCTGCTGACTACGCCAATGACGAATGA
- the LOC122837371 gene encoding cytochrome b-c1 complex subunit 8 isoform X2, protein MGRHFGDLARVRHVITYSLSPFEQRAFANYFSKGIPNVWRRFTSSFFKVAPPMVLMYLTYSWGNSVHEKSKRKNPADYANDE, encoded by the exons ATGGGCCGCCACTTTGGAGATTTAGCCAGGGTCAGGCATGTGATCACGTACAGCCTGTCGCCCTTTGAGCAGAGGGCTTTCGCCAACTACTTCTCGAAGGGTATTCCCAACGTGTGGAGAAGATTCACAAGTTCTTTCTTTAAAGTTGCCCCCC CCATGGTCCTCATGTATCTGACCTACAGCTGGGGCAACAGTGTCCatgagaaaagcaaaagaaagaatcCTGCTGACTACGCCAATGACGAATGA
- the hspa4b gene encoding heat shock 70 kDa protein 4b, with translation MSVVGFDVGFMNCYVAVARAGGIETVANEYSDRCTPACVSFGPRNRSIGAAAKSQVVTNCKNTVQGFKRFHGRAFSDPYVQSLKNSLVYDIAQMPTGTTGIKVMYMEEEKVFSIEQVTAMLLTKLKETAEGALKKPVADCVISVPCYYTDAERRSVMDAAQIAGLNCLRLMNETTAVALAYGIYKQDLPAPEEKARNVVFVELGHSGYQTSVCAFNKGKLKVLATACDQLLGGKDFDEVLVKHFCEEFGKKYKLDVKSKPRALVRLYQECEKLKKLMSANSSDLPLNIECFMNDIDVSAHLNRGQFEEMCVDILARVEPPLQSLLEQAKLKKEDIYAVEIVGGASRIPAVKERISKFFGKELSTTLNADEAVARGCALQCAILSPAFKVREFSITDVVSYPISLKWHSAAEEGLSDCEVFPKNHAAPFSKVLTFYRKEPFSLEAYYSSPNELPYPDPTIGQFVIQKVVPQASGESSKVKVKVRVNIHGIFSVSSASLVEVQKSDETEEPMETEQASDKDGETKMQTDQETQSAQGDAQKQTDDKTPNESEEMETSTEENKGEKKSDQPPQAKKAKVKTKVLELPIENSPQWQLANDMLNLFVENEGKMIMQDKLEKERNDAKNNVEEYVYDMRDKLHGLLEKFVSESDRDALSLKLEDTENWLYEDGEDQPKQVYIDKLAELKTLGQPIVDRFMEAEERPKAFEELGKQIQMYMKFVEAFKMKDEQYDHLDEADVTKVDKLNNEAMIWMNSTMNQQSKQSLAVDPIVKAKDIKAKTRELFSACNPVVTKPKPKVEVPKEETPTEQNGPVDGQEKAQEETTDKEAAENTGNPTSEPTETKPDMDLD, from the exons ATGTCCGTTGTGGGTTTTGACGTCGGGTTTATGAACTGCTATGTAGCAGTAGCCAGAGCCGGAGGGATTGAAACTGTCGCTAATGAATACAGCGACCGGTGTACACC aGCATGTGTTTCATTTGGACCCCGGAATCGATCTATTGGTGCAGCTGCAAAAAGTCAG GTTGTCACAAACTGCAAGAATACAGTCCAAGGATTCAAGAGGTTTCACGGCAGAGCCTTTTCAGACCCGTATGTGCAGTCCCTCAAAAATAGCTTGGTCTATGACATTGCACAAATGCCGACAGGAACAACAGGCATCAAG GTGATGTacatggaggaggagaaggtgtTCAGCATTGAGCAGGTCACTGCCATGCTGCTGACCAAGCTGAAGGAGACGGCTGAGGGTGCGCTGAAGAAGCCCGTGGCAGACTGCGTCATCTCT GTTCCCTGCTACTACACTGATGCTGAGAGGAGATCGGTGATGGATGCAGCTCAGATTGCTGGACTAAACTGCCTGAGGCTTATGAATGAAACCACTGCAG TTGCATTGGCATATGGGATTTATAAACAGGACCTCCCTGCTCCCGAGGAGAAAGCCAGGAATGTTGTGTTTGTGGAGCTGGGCCACTCTGGATATCAGACATCAGTGTGTGCTTTTAATAAGGGCAAGCTCAAG GTCCTCGCCACGGCCTGCGatcagctgctgggaggaaagGACTTCGACGAAGTCTTGGTGAAGCATTTCTGCGAAGAATTTGGGAAGAAGTACAAATTGGATGTGAAGTCCAAGCCCAGGGCTCTGGTCCGGCTCTACCAGGAGTGCGAGAAGCTGAAGAAACTGATGAGCGCCAACTCCTCTGACCTGCCCTTGAACATCGAGTGCTTCATGAACGACATCGACGTATCAGCGCACCTGAACAG GGGTCAGTTCGAAGAGATGTGTGTTGATATTTTGGCCCGAGTCGAACCTCCTCTGCAGAGCCTGTTGGAACAAGCCA AGCTGAAAAAGGAAGACATCTATGCAGTAGAGATAGTCGGTGGAGCGTCCAGAATTCCAGCCGTCAAAGAGAGGATCAGTAAATTCTTCGGGAAGGAATTGAGCACCACCCTGAATGCTGATGAAGCAGTGGCCAGAGGCTGCGCCCTGCAG TGTGCAATACTGTCTCCTGCCTTCAAAGTCAGGGAATTTTCCATCACAGACGTCGTCTCTTATCCAATCTCTCTGAAGTGGCATTCGGCTGCTGAGGAAGGTCTAAG tGACTGCGAGGTGTTTCCTAAGAACCATGCAGCGCCGTTCTCCAAAGTACTCACCTTCTACCGGAAGGAGCCTTTCTCTTTGGAGGCCTATTACAGCAGTCCTAATGAGCTGCCATATCCTGATCCTACCATTG gCCAGTTTGTGATCCAGAAGGTTGTCCCACAGGCATCAGGTGAGAGCTCAAAGGTGAAGGTCAAGGTCCGGGTGAATATCCACGGCATCTTCAGCGTCTCCAGCGCCTCCCTGGTTGAAGTGCAGAAGTCTGACGAGACAGAGGAGCCCATGGAAACTGAGCAGGCGTCCGACAAAGATGGAGAG ACTAAGATGCAGACTGATCAGGAAACACAGTCGGCCCAGGGCGAtgctcagaaacaaacagatgacAAGACGCCAAATGAAAGCGAAGAAATGGAG acGAGCACAGAAGAGAACAAAGGTGAGAAAAAGTCAGACCAGCCACCACAAGCCAAAAAGgccaaagtcaaaacaaaagtgCTGGAGCTTCCCATTGAGAACAGTCCACAGTGGCAGCTAGCAAACGACATGCTCAACCTGTTTGTGGAGAACGAG GGAAAGATGATCATGCAAGACAAGTTGGAGAAGGAGAGGAACGATGCGAAGAACAACGTGGAGGAGTACGTGTACGACATGAGGGACAAGCTGCATGGCCTGCTGGAGAAGTTTGTCAGCGAGTCT gaCCGAGACGCTTTGTCATTAAAGCTGGAGGACACTGAAAACTGGCTTTATGAAGACGGAGAGGACCAACCCAAACAAGTTTACATTGACAAGCTCGCAGAGCTGAAG acaCTTGGGCAGCCCATCGTGGACCGCTTTATGGAGGCTGAAGAGAGACCCAAAGCTTTTGAGGAGTTGGGGAAACAAATTCAGATGTACATGAAATTTGTGGAGGCCTTCAAAATGAAG GATGAGCAGTACGACCATTTAGATGAGGCAGACGTCACCAAAGTGGACAAACTGAACAACGAAGCAATGATCTGGATGAACAGCACCATGAACCAGCAAAGCAAGCAGAGCCTAGCTGTAGATCCCATTGTTAAAGCGAAAgacattaaagcaaaaacaagg GAGCTGTTCTCTGCTTGTAACCCGGTTGTGACGAAGCCCAAACCAAAGGTGGAGGTCCCCAAGGAGGAAACGCCTACAGAGCAGAACGGTCCAGTCGACGGCCAGGAGAAGGCCCAGGAAGAAACTACAGACAAGGAAGCAGCTGAGAACACAGGCAACCCAACCTCAGAACCTACAGAGACCAAGCCTGACATGGACCTCGACTAA
- the gnpda1 gene encoding glucosamine-6-phosphate isomerase 1 — MKLIILNDYDQASEWAAKYIRNKILHFQPGPNKFFTLGLPTGSTPLGCYKKLIEYYKNGEISFEFVKTFNMDEYVGLPRNHPESYHSFMWNNFFKHIDIRAENAHILDGNAADLQAECSSFEEKIREAGGIELFVGGIGPDGHIAFNEPGSSLVSRTRVKTLAKDTIMANARFFDGDLSKVPTMALTVGVGTVMDAKEVMILITGAHKAFALYKAIEEGVNHMWTVSAFQQHPQTVFVCDEDATLELRVKTVKYFKGMMHVHNRLVETLPSQQK; from the exons ATGAAGCTGATAATCCTAAATGACTACGACCAGGCAAGCGAGTGGGCTGCAAAGTACATCAGAAACAAGATTTTACACTTCCAACCTGGACCCAACAAGTTCTTCACATTAGGACTCCCCACAG gAAGCACTCCTTTAGGATGTTACAAGAAGCTGATAGAATACTACAAAAATGGAGAAATCTCCTTCGAGTTTGTGAAAACCTTCAACATGGACGAATATGTTG GTCTTCCCAGAAATCACCCTGAGAGCTATCACTCCTTCATGTGGAACAACTTCTTCAAGCACATCGACATAAGAGCAGAAAACGCCCACATTCTtgatggaaatgcagctgaCCTTCAAGCAGAGTGCAGCTCCTTTGAGGAAAAGATAAGAGAGGCCGGAGGGATCGAGTTGTTTGTTGGAG GGATTGGTCCTGATGGCCACATTGCCTTTAATGAGCCTGGGTCAAGTTTGGTTTCCAGGACCAGAGTGAAGACGCTAGCAAAGGACACAATCATGGCTAACGCTCGATTCTTTGATGGAGATCTCTCTAAAGTTCCCACCATGGCCCTGACAGTGGGAGTGGGCACCGTCATGGATGCAAAAGAG GTCATGATCCTTATCACTGGAGCACACAAAGCATTTGCTTTGTACAAAGCAATAGAAGAAGGTGTCAATCACATGTGGACAGTGTCGGCCTTCCAGCAGCATCCACAGACAGTTTTCGTATGTGACGAAGATGCCACCTTGGAGCTGCGGGTTAAGACTGTCAAGTACTTCAAAG GGATGATGCATGTGCACAACAGGCTAGTGGAAACACTTCCATCCCAACAGAAGTGA